In the Rhodoferax fermentans genome, CCAGCAAAGCAGGCAGCTACAACGCGGCGGCCGTTGCCTATTTTGGCAAGGTCAACGATGTGTCCAAGGCTGCTGACACACAGAGCCTGAACAGCTTCATACTGGCCTTGTCTTCAACATTGCCCAAATTTGAGGTATCCGTAAATGGTAAAAAAATTCAAATTGTGCCGTTTGCAAAAACCATCAATGGTCTTTCTGCTGACAGAACAAAAGGGAAATACCAACCTACTGACCAAATTGTTGACCTTTATGTCACAAAAGATGACTTGGACGGACCCAGCAAAGAAATGGCGTTCAAGATCAACTATGAAGCGGATGAACAAGGCAACGACTATGACATGGACATCATTGCCGAATACACGATCAAAGCCAATGACGATGGCACCGTCACGGTCCAAGTTGAAGTGACCCAAAGAACCACGGGTAGCAATCAAAACGTGGGTTATGTCATTTCGGGCACCAATCGCGATGGTACGTATCTGGTGGCCCAGGACACCAACGACGCTCTTAGTTACTTCTTGAATGTTCCACCAGGAAGAAATGCCCGCCACTGTCAAGACGAACCAAATCTCTCATCCGACGAATGCAAAAGACTGCCAGGTCTTACGAGCGCAAACCCCAAAAGTACACAAACCTTCAGCTCTGGCACAGGTGACTCAGGACAGTTTTTACAAAACCCATTGTGGTACGCCGCCAAATGGGGTGGGTTTAATGACATCAACAACAATAAACAACCTGATTTGGCTAGCGAATGGGATGCCAATGCAGATGGTGTACCTGACAACTATTTTCTGGTACAAAACCCGATCTATTTGCGCGACTCACTCAAAAGCGCATTTGACAACATCTTCAATGCCAGCTCCAGTGCAAGCAATGTCATCGCCAACAGTACCAGTATTACCGACAGCACCAGCACACAAGTTTTTCAGGCCCGTTTTGACGCCAACAAGTGGTCGGGCGATTTGGTCGCCTACCCGATTACCACAGCGGGTCTCAGCATCACACCGGTTTGGCAGGCGCAACATAGGATGCCTGCTCCGGCTGACCGCAAACTGTTTGTGCGTACACCAAGTGGCGTAACCAAAGAATTTTTGTGGAGTGAGCTGCCATCTGCGGATAAAGAATTGTTAGATGCTGACTCCAGCTCTGCCGACAACAGCGAAGATGTGATCGCCTATCTGCGAGGCTCGCGTGACAAGGAAATAAAAGGCAGTACAGGCATCTTCCGAGAACGCATCAGCCTTGAGGCCAACGTAGCTCCTCTAGGTGACATCGTAAATTCCTCTCCGTTTTTTGACCAAGAAAATAATGTGTTGTATGCCAACGCCAATGACGGCATGTTGCATGCTTTCAGGGCCCGCGATGTCAAAGACAGTTCGGGCAATGTGCTGCACAAAGCTGGCAGTGAGGTTTTTGGTTTTATACCGTCTGCCGTGGTATCACGGCTTAAAAACTTGAGCGGCCCGGGCTACACCCATGAGTTTTTGGTAGACGGCGACGTGGTGGTCTCTCCCAAGACGGCAGAGACTGGTGATAAGCGCCTCTTGTTTGGCGCACTGGGTCGCGGTGGCAAAGGTTTGTTTGGGTTGAATGTGACCACACCGACAAGTTTTGGCACTTCCGACTTTTTGTGGGAGTACACGCCAACAGGAGATAGCAGCGCCATCAGTGATGGCGTCAAGGACACCGCTGTTAATGCCAGCACAGATCCGGACTTGGGTTTGATGCTGGGCCGACCTGTGTATGCCAAGATGAACAATGGCGACAATGGCATAGGGGCTGTGATTGTTGGCAATGGCTACAACAGCACCAATGGCAAAGCAGTTTTGTATATCTTTCTGCTGGATACCGATGGTAAGGTCGCCACCGTCAAAAAGTTGGACACGCTCATTGCAGGTGACAACGGCCTAGCCACACCCAGTGTTTTGGATGTTGATGGCAACGGAACGGTTGACTATATCTACGCAGGTGATCTGAAAGGCAACGTCTGGAAGTTTGATGTTCGAGGTAAAACGACGGCGTCTTGGTCTGTCGGTTTGAGCGGAAAACCATTTTTTGTGGCCAAAGATGCTTCTAACAAGCTACAACCCATCACCTCGCCGATCACCTTTGCCAACGACACCGTTGCGGGTGACCCCCATGTGGGCAAACGGTTTGTCTTTTTTGGAACGGGCTCGTATTTCCGCTCTGTGGACCCGGCTGACGCCTCTGTCCAAAGCTGGTATGGATTGATCGATGAGGACGAGGTCATCACAGATCGAACCGCCTTAAAACAAAGGTCCGTTGCTGTCACTGGTATTTTTGATAACAAGTCTGTTCGCGGCTTTTCTGTGGCGGAGCCCAACGACATGGTGGGAAAAAAAGGCTGGTATATCGACTTTGAAAACCCTGCGGGTGAACGAATCGTCACTGAACCGATGTTTTACAAGTTTGCTGTGCCTGCGTTGGTGGCGAGTTCCATCATCCCCGCCACTGGCGACCCATGCATTCCAGGCGGCTCGGGTTACCTCAACGTCATCAACCCATTCAATGGCGCAGCGACGTCACTTGGCATCCTCGATGTTGATGAGAACAATAGTTTTAAAAACGATGTTGTTTCCGGTTATGTTATCGGCTCAATTGATCTTGGTGTTGGTTTGCTGAGTCGAGTGACGCTCGTTGGCAACCGTCTGGTTGTGGGTGGCACCGACCCCAATAATCCAGCAGAAGACATTCCGCCTAATTTTGGCGTCACACCGCTAAAAGGCCGTATTTCATGGCGCGAAATCATCACGGACTAATCAACATGCACAAACGCTTCTACGCAGGTTTTACCCTGATTGAACTCATGATCACCGTGGCAGTTATCGGCATTCTTGCTGCGATCGCGCTACCAGCTTACCAGCAACATGTGTTGCGCACGCGCCGGGTCACTGCGGGCGCCTGTTTGATGGAAATGGCCCAGTTCATGGAGCGGCAATATGCCACAGCGATGTCTTACAACGTGGCGTTGCCATCGCCAAACTGCCGCGCAGATCTAACAGGATCGTACACATTTGCCTTTGCAACAGGCGAACCCACAACCTCAACCTACAAGATCGAGGCAACCCCCGCTGGAGCGCAAGACAGCGATACAAAATGCCAGAAGCTTGGGATCAACGGGAAAGGTGAAAAATTTGCAAAGAGCATCACCGATCTGACTGACTCAGCAAACAAAGCACTTATCAGTGATTGCTGGCGCTAAGTTGTGGTGAGCCCCTTCCTGTCGGTGGCGTGTGATCTCGCCAACAAATCACTGCTCCTCACCTCCCCCAACCCCCGCGTCGGCTGCGTCATCACCCGCCCGGACGGCCAGATTTTGGGCCAGGGCCACACCCAGCAAGCGGGTGGACCCCACGCTGAGGTCATGGCGCTACGGGATGCCGCTGCGCAGGGGCACTCGATTCAGGGCGCCACAGCCTATGTCACGCTGGAGCCCTGCGCGCACCAGGGCCGCACCGGCCCGTGTTGTGATGCGCTGATTGCCGCTGGTATCAAAACGCTGGTGGCCACCAACACCGACCCGAACCCGCTGGTGGCCGGCCAGGGTTTTGCGCGTATGCGGGCGGCGGGCATCGACGTTGTGGTGTTGCCACCCGATGACCCGCTGGCGATCCAGTCGCGTGAGCTCAATATCGGTTTTTTCAGTCGTATGGTCCGCAAAACCCCGTGGGTGCGGATGAAGATCGCCGCCTCGCTGGACGGCAAAACCGCGCTCACCAATGGCGCCAGCCAGTGGATCACCTCGCCCGAGGCCCGCGCCGATGGCCATGCCTGGCGCGCCCGCGCCTGTGCGGTGCTCACCGGCATGGGCACCGTGCGCGCCGACAACCCCAGATTGGATGTGCGTCTGGTCGACACGCCCCGGCAGCCCGCAGTTGCCCTGGTTGACAGCCGTTTAGAATTGTCGCCGGACGCTCATCTCTTTGTAGCTAGTCGCCCTTTATACATATGGGCTACAGGCCAAAATGACCATAAACTCTCAGAACTTGAGGCGCGTGGTGCCCGGGTGTTCCAGCAGTCAGGCGGCCACAGCCAGGTCGATCTGGCGGCCATGCTGCAGGACATGGGTCGCCTGGAGATCAACGAATTGCATGTGGAAGCCGGCCACCGGCTCAATGGCGCTTTGATGGAAGCCGGGCTGGTGGACGAATTTCTGATTTACCTGGCGCCCAAGCTGCTGGGCCAGGGGCGGGATATGGCCAGTTTTGGCCCCTTGACCGAGCTGTCACAAGCGCTGCCGCTGGTGTTTCAGAGCACACAGATGGTGGGGCCGGACCTGCGTGTGCTGGCCAGGGTTCAGGGGCGCGACCAGTTTTAGTCAAGGTTTGACAACGCTGTTTCTGGGCATTGGCTCGTTTCCCTGCGAAAATACGCCGATGTTTACTGGAATCATCACCGGCCTTGGCCGTATCTCTGCCGTTTTGCCTTTGGGCGACTCCGCCAGCCACGGCAAACGCCTGACCCTGGATTGCCCTGCCCATTACCTCAACGATGTGGCGCTGGGCGACAGCATTGCGCTCAATGGCGCCTGCATGACGGTCACCTCGCTCAATACCGCAACACAACAGTTCACCGTCGACATCTCCTCGGAGTCGCTCAGCAAGACGGCTGGCCTGGATGCCCTCGGTGGTGTCAATCTGGAAAAAGCCTTGCGCGCCAACGACCGCCTGGGCGGGCACATGGTGTCCGGCCATGTGGACGGCATCGGTTTAGTGACCCGCTTTGAGCAGGTGGGTGAAAGCTGGATTCTGCAGATCAGCGCGCCCAGTGCACTGGGCAAGTACCTGGCCTACAAAGGCTCAATCACGGTCAATGGCGTCAGCCTGACGGTCAATCAGGTGCAGGATCTTGCTGAGGGCTGCTTGGTCAGCATCAACCTGATCCCCCACACCTTGCAAAACACCACACTGGGCAGCTTGCACAGCGGCGCCCACGTCAATCTGGAAATTGACCTGATCGCGCGTTATGTCGAGCGCATGCTCAGCCCAGGCGCGGTGCAGGCTGCCTAGTCTTTTTGGTCGCACAGACCCTTTCTGTGCATTCAAACCTATTTTTTTATGACTACTCCCCAACCCGTCGCCATTTCCCCCGTTGAAGACATCGTGGCCGACATCAAGGCTGGCCGCATGGTGATCCTAGTCGATGAAGAAGACCGCGAAAACGAGGGTGACCTGATCATGGCGGCCGACTTTGTC is a window encoding:
- a CDS encoding pilus assembly protein, producing the protein MKYSNYFALGVKSVALTMAALAALASSAVTIPTDPLITQIKTPPMVMLIASKDHKLFVEAYNDASDLDGDGKLDLRFKPSITYYGLFDSKVCYTHNGVNKGNDGVFTPSAAAGTNNTCTNSWSGNWLNYVTTSRIDSLRKVLYGGYRSKDSSTETWLRRAYIPQDAHSWAKEYTSEAVDSYKISDYTPLSQPSSEKRHFFGNLTANATTNCKNPDTCSDMSPLLSVVKNSNLRVWDWASKAAPVLDSNHGGIRENYTVQVQVCTTSFHENCKQYGSIYKPIGLLHDYGENDSMLFGLLTGSYNKNMSGGVLRKKVSSFKDEVDTSTGIFKSDATIVNTFNRLRIRDFNNNRTDYAYRNSSLRTRLMSEGEYVDWGNPVAEMMYEGLRYFEGKSSPTSVFDTSGSHDDALGLPRVATWNNPFIGTDDSITRNLRCSRPNMLVMSDVYPSYDSDQIPGSPYSSLTTDISGFDASTLLTKISDTEPGVKGLRFVGQTTVGTPSTLSNLDYSPSPKMVTSLATVRGLAPEEPSKAGSYNAAAVAYFGKVNDVSKAADTQSLNSFILALSSTLPKFEVSVNGKKIQIVPFAKTINGLSADRTKGKYQPTDQIVDLYVTKDDLDGPSKEMAFKINYEADEQGNDYDMDIIAEYTIKANDDGTVTVQVEVTQRTTGSNQNVGYVISGTNRDGTYLVAQDTNDALSYFLNVPPGRNARHCQDEPNLSSDECKRLPGLTSANPKSTQTFSSGTGDSGQFLQNPLWYAAKWGGFNDINNNKQPDLASEWDANADGVPDNYFLVQNPIYLRDSLKSAFDNIFNASSSASNVIANSTSITDSTSTQVFQARFDANKWSGDLVAYPITTAGLSITPVWQAQHRMPAPADRKLFVRTPSGVTKEFLWSELPSADKELLDADSSSADNSEDVIAYLRGSRDKEIKGSTGIFRERISLEANVAPLGDIVNSSPFFDQENNVLYANANDGMLHAFRARDVKDSSGNVLHKAGSEVFGFIPSAVVSRLKNLSGPGYTHEFLVDGDVVVSPKTAETGDKRLLFGALGRGGKGLFGLNVTTPTSFGTSDFLWEYTPTGDSSAISDGVKDTAVNASTDPDLGLMLGRPVYAKMNNGDNGIGAVIVGNGYNSTNGKAVLYIFLLDTDGKVATVKKLDTLIAGDNGLATPSVLDVDGNGTVDYIYAGDLKGNVWKFDVRGKTTASWSVGLSGKPFFVAKDASNKLQPITSPITFANDTVAGDPHVGKRFVFFGTGSYFRSVDPADASVQSWYGLIDEDEVITDRTALKQRSVAVTGIFDNKSVRGFSVAEPNDMVGKKGWYIDFENPAGERIVTEPMFYKFAVPALVASSIIPATGDPCIPGGSGYLNVINPFNGAATSLGILDVDENNSFKNDVVSGYVIGSIDLGVGLLSRVTLVGNRLVVGGTDPNNPAEDIPPNFGVTPLKGRISWREIITD
- a CDS encoding type IV pilin protein, producing MHKRFYAGFTLIELMITVAVIGILAAIALPAYQQHVLRTRRVTAGACLMEMAQFMERQYATAMSYNVALPSPNCRADLTGSYTFAFATGEPTTSTYKIEATPAGAQDSDTKCQKLGINGKGEKFAKSITDLTDSANKALISDCWR
- the ribD gene encoding bifunctional diaminohydroxyphosphoribosylaminopyrimidine deaminase/5-amino-6-(5-phosphoribosylamino)uracil reductase RibD gives rise to the protein MVSPFLSVACDLANKSLLLTSPNPRVGCVITRPDGQILGQGHTQQAGGPHAEVMALRDAAAQGHSIQGATAYVTLEPCAHQGRTGPCCDALIAAGIKTLVATNTDPNPLVAGQGFARMRAAGIDVVVLPPDDPLAIQSRELNIGFFSRMVRKTPWVRMKIAASLDGKTALTNGASQWITSPEARADGHAWRARACAVLTGMGTVRADNPRLDVRLVDTPRQPAVALVDSRLELSPDAHLFVASRPLYIWATGQNDHKLSELEARGARVFQQSGGHSQVDLAAMLQDMGRLEINELHVEAGHRLNGALMEAGLVDEFLIYLAPKLLGQGRDMASFGPLTELSQALPLVFQSTQMVGPDLRVLARVQGRDQF
- a CDS encoding riboflavin synthase, which codes for MFTGIITGLGRISAVLPLGDSASHGKRLTLDCPAHYLNDVALGDSIALNGACMTVTSLNTATQQFTVDISSESLSKTAGLDALGGVNLEKALRANDRLGGHMVSGHVDGIGLVTRFEQVGESWILQISAPSALGKYLAYKGSITVNGVSLTVNQVQDLAEGCLVSINLIPHTLQNTTLGSLHSGAHVNLEIDLIARYVERMLSPGAVQAA